A window of Clostridium botulinum BKT015925 contains these coding sequences:
- the clpB gene encoding ATP-dependent chaperone ClpB — MNVDKMTIRVQQSLNDAYSEAVKYDHQQVDVVHLFSALVNQEDGLIPNIFEKMGVNINSLKNDLHLELDSMPKVLGEGAKSSGIVATRRINEVLVKADEIAKDFKDSYISVEHVMIAIMDIDKKGLVGKILNKYDITKDKFFKILSDVRGNQRVDNQDPEGTYDALAKYGTNLIELAKKHKLDPVIGRDEEIRRTIRILSRRTKNNPVLIGEPGVGKTAIVEGLAERIVRGDVPEGLKEKIIFSLDMGSLIAGAKYRGEFEERLKAVLKEVQSSEGKIILFIDEIHTIVGAGKTDGAMDAGNLIKPLLARGELHCIGATTFDEYRQYIEKDKALERRFQTVIVNEPTVEDTISILRGLKERFEIHHGVRIHDSAIVAAAKLSHRYIQDRYMPDKAIDLIDEAGAMIRSEIDSLPTELDMIRRKQLMLETEKEALTKENDEASKKRLEILEKELAELKEKNNEMTAKYEKEKAHILEVRDLKTELDEARGDLEKAERDYDLNKVAELKYGTIPELERKVQEKEKDMEKNYEGALLKEEVTESEISEIVSKWTGIPVTRLVEGERQKLLRLEDELKKRVIGQDEATVAVSNAVIRARAGLKDERRPIGSFIFLGPTGVGKTELAKTLARNLFDNEDNIIRIDMSEYMEKHAVSRLIGPPPGYVGYEEGGQLTEAVRRNPYSVILFDEIEKANDDVFNIFLQILDDGRLTDNKGKTVDFKNTIIIMTSNLGSSYLLENKKEDSIDEKIREEVMNTLKLRFKPEFLNRIDDIILFKPLTSAGIKKIIDIFLEGVKDRLKERNISMQVTDSAKDILAKEGYDPIYGARPLKRYISNILETEIAKKIISGEIYTGCNVVVDIEDNKLKISAE, encoded by the coding sequence ATGAACGTGGATAAAATGACTATAAGAGTACAACAAAGTTTAAATGATGCCTATAGTGAGGCTGTAAAATATGATCATCAACAAGTTGATGTAGTTCACTTATTTTCAGCACTTGTAAATCAAGAAGATGGTTTAATTCCTAATATATTTGAAAAAATGGGCGTTAATATAAATTCTCTTAAAAATGATTTGCATTTAGAATTAGATTCTATGCCAAAAGTTTTAGGAGAAGGGGCAAAATCATCAGGAATAGTAGCAACTAGAAGAATAAATGAAGTTTTAGTTAAAGCAGATGAAATTGCTAAAGATTTTAAGGATTCATATATAAGTGTAGAGCATGTTATGATTGCCATAATGGATATAGATAAAAAGGGATTAGTAGGAAAAATATTAAATAAATATGATATTACTAAAGATAAATTTTTCAAAATTTTATCAGATGTTAGAGGAAATCAAAGAGTAGATAACCAAGATCCAGAAGGAACTTATGATGCTCTTGCAAAATACGGAACTAACCTTATAGAACTTGCAAAAAAACACAAGCTTGACCCTGTAATAGGTAGAGATGAAGAAATAAGAAGAACTATAAGAATTCTTTCTAGAAGAACTAAAAATAATCCTGTTTTAATTGGTGAACCTGGAGTTGGTAAAACGGCTATAGTTGAAGGACTTGCCGAAAGAATAGTAAGAGGAGATGTACCAGAAGGATTAAAAGAAAAAATAATATTTTCACTAGATATGGGATCTTTAATTGCTGGTGCTAAATATAGAGGAGAGTTTGAAGAAAGATTAAAAGCTGTGCTCAAAGAAGTTCAAAGTTCAGAAGGAAAAATAATTTTATTTATAGATGAAATTCACACTATAGTTGGAGCTGGTAAAACAGATGGAGCTATGGATGCAGGAAATTTGATTAAACCATTACTTGCAAGAGGAGAGCTTCATTGCATTGGGGCTACTACATTTGATGAATATAGACAATATATCGAAAAAGATAAAGCATTGGAAAGAAGATTTCAAACTGTTATTGTAAATGAACCAACAGTAGAGGATACTATTTCAATACTTAGAGGTTTAAAAGAAAGATTTGAAATTCATCATGGAGTAAGAATACATGATTCTGCAATAGTTGCAGCAGCCAAATTATCTCACAGATATATACAAGATAGATATATGCCAGATAAGGCTATTGATTTAATTGATGAAGCTGGTGCTATGATAAGAAGTGAGATTGATTCTCTTCCAACAGAACTTGATATGATAAGAAGAAAACAATTGATGCTTGAAACTGAAAAAGAGGCATTAACAAAGGAAAATGATGAAGCATCAAAGAAAAGACTTGAAATTTTAGAAAAGGAACTTGCGGAACTTAAAGAAAAAAACAATGAAATGACTGCAAAGTATGAAAAAGAAAAAGCACATATTCTAGAAGTAAGGGATTTAAAGACGGAACTTGATGAGGCTAGAGGAGATTTAGAAAAGGCCGAAAGAGATTATGATTTAAACAAAGTTGCAGAATTAAAATATGGTACGATTCCTGAATTAGAACGAAAAGTTCAAGAAAAAGAAAAAGATATGGAAAAAAACTATGAAGGAGCTTTATTAAAAGAAGAAGTTACTGAAAGTGAAATATCAGAAATTGTATCTAAATGGACAGGAATTCCTGTAACTAGATTAGTAGAAGGAGAAAGACAAAAACTTTTAAGATTAGAAGATGAACTAAAAAAGAGAGTAATAGGTCAGGACGAGGCAACGGTTGCTGTTTCAAATGCAGTGATAAGAGCAAGAGCTGGATTAAAGGATGAAAGAAGACCTATAGGGTCATTTATATTCCTAGGACCAACTGGAGTAGGAAAGACAGAACTTGCAAAAACTTTAGCAAGAAATTTATTTGATAATGAAGATAATATAATTAGAATAGATATGTCAGAGTATATGGAAAAACATGCAGTTTCAAGACTTATAGGACCACCTCCAGGATATGTAGGATATGAAGAAGGAGGTCAATTAACTGAGGCCGTAAGAAGAAATCCATATTCAGTAATACTATTTGATGAAATAGAAAAAGCAAATGATGATGTGTTTAATATATTTCTTCAAATATTAGATGATGGAAGACTTACAGATAATAAAGGAAAAACAGTAGATTTTAAAAATACTATAATAATAATGACATCTAACCTTGGAAGTAGTTATTTATTAGAAAATAAAAAAGAAGATTCTATAGATGAAAAAATAAGAGAAGAAGTAATGAATACTTTAAAGTTAAGATTTAAACCTGAATTCCTTAATAGAATAGATGATATTATATTATTTAAACCACTAACAAGTGCAGGAATTAAGAAAATTATAGATATATTCTTAGAAGGTGTTAAAGATAGATTAAAAGAAAGAAATATATCTATGCAGGTTACAGATTCAGCAAAAGATATACTTGCAAAGGAAGGATATGATCCAATATACGGAGCTAGACCACTAAAAAGATATATAAGTAATATATTAGAAACGGAAATAGCTAAAAAAATAATATCCGGAGAAATTTATACTGGATGCAATGTTGTTGTAGATATAGAAGATAATAAGTTAAAAATATCTGCAGAATAA